The Kangiella marina genome window below encodes:
- the lipA gene encoding lipoyl synthase, with the protein MRAEEKMARIPVKIMPTEEMPRKPDWIRVRLPNGNQITKIKDMLRDNKLHTVCEEASCPNLPECFGHGTATFMIMGDICTRRCPFCDVAHGRPLALDPEEPQNLADSVKSMGLNYVVITSVDRDDLRDGGSEHISDCVRVAREQNPGLKIEVLVPDFRGRMEVALDKMEAGLPDVFNHNLETVPRLYKQARPGADYQWSLDLLKQFKERYPGIPTKSGLMIGLGETNEEIIEVLKDLRAHGVDMLTMGQYLQPSKYHHPVMRFMPPKEFDELGKIAEDLGFTNVASGPMVRSSYHADQQAAGKKVS; encoded by the coding sequence ATGCGTGCTGAAGAGAAAATGGCGCGCATTCCAGTGAAAATTATGCCAACGGAAGAAATGCCGCGTAAACCGGATTGGATCCGCGTGCGCCTACCGAATGGCAATCAGATCACTAAAATTAAAGACATGTTGCGTGACAATAAGCTGCACACAGTGTGTGAAGAAGCTTCATGCCCGAATTTACCGGAGTGTTTCGGTCACGGTACTGCGACCTTCATGATTATGGGTGATATTTGTACACGTCGCTGCCCATTCTGCGATGTGGCGCATGGTCGTCCGTTAGCGCTTGATCCAGAAGAACCGCAGAACTTAGCCGATTCGGTTAAATCGATGGGGCTGAATTATGTGGTGATCACCTCGGTTGACCGTGATGACTTGCGTGATGGCGGTTCTGAGCATATCAGTGACTGCGTTCGAGTTGCCCGTGAACAAAATCCCGGCTTAAAGATTGAGGTTTTAGTGCCTGATTTCCGTGGTCGTATGGAAGTGGCGCTGGATAAGATGGAAGCGGGTTTGCCAGACGTCTTTAACCATAACCTAGAGACAGTGCCACGTTTATACAAACAGGCGCGTCCAGGTGCGGACTATCAATGGTCGCTGGATCTGCTGAAGCAATTTAAAGAGCGCTATCCTGGTATTCCAACTAAGTCAGGCTTAATGATTGGCTTAGGCGAGACCAACGAAGAAATTATTGAAGTGCTGAAAGATTTGCGTGCGCATGGTGTCGATATGTTAACCATGGGACAGTACTTGCAGCCAAGTAAATACCACCATCCGGTCATGCGTTTTATGCCGCCGAAAGAATTTGATGAGTTAGGTAAAATTGCCGAAGACTTAGGCTTTACGAACGTTGCGAGTGGGCCGATGGTGAGATCGTCGTATCATGCGGATCAGCAAGCAGCTGGTAAAAAAGTTAGCTAA
- a CDS encoding peptidylprolyl isomerase, whose product MQIEENKVVLIEYTVKTEEGVLVDTSEGNEPLAYLHGHKNIIPGLENALVGKAVEDELSVTVKPEEAYGERHEQLIKEVPMQAFQGVEKVEPGMQFNAESPQGPQLITVTKVDGDTVTVDGNHPLAGVTLNFDVKVVEVREPSEEELSHGHVHGAGGHEH is encoded by the coding sequence ATGCAAATTGAAGAAAACAAAGTCGTATTGATTGAATACACAGTGAAAACAGAAGAGGGTGTATTGGTTGATACATCTGAGGGTAATGAGCCATTGGCCTATTTGCATGGTCATAAAAACATTATCCCTGGTTTGGAAAATGCACTCGTGGGTAAGGCTGTTGAAGATGAGCTTTCAGTTACAGTCAAGCCTGAAGAAGCTTATGGTGAGCGCCACGAGCAGTTAATCAAAGAAGTGCCTATGCAAGCATTCCAAGGCGTGGAAAAAGTTGAGCCAGGCATGCAGTTTAACGCTGAGTCGCCACAAGGCCCACAATTAATCACTGTAACAAAAGTTGACGGTGATACGGTAACTGTTGATGGTAACCATCCATTAGCCGGTGTTACGCTTAACTTTGACGTAAAAGTCGTTGAAGTTCGTGAGCCAAGTGAAGAAGAGTTATCACATGGTCACGTCCACGGCGCTGGTGGTCACGAACACTAA
- a CDS encoding aminotransferase class IV: protein MSVAYLNGEFLTLEHATVPVLDRGFLFGDGVYEVIPVYAGKTFRFSSHISRLHKSLSAILMNFELPESDWLALCEGLIERNEFENASIYLQVTRGSYIDRHHDIPTLGEPTVFAMISPLPPVQKDWQASDIKSYSVITEDDIRWQRCDIKAITLLANCMLKQKALESGADDTILVRNGEASEATSSNLFIVRDGVIITPPLSEHLLAGVTREFILTLAQRHGIPFEERAIPEHELELADEIWLTSSTKEIRPVIKVNDVTIGDGVAGPVWRQMYQYYQELKEQLYLGEISGGAV, encoded by the coding sequence ATGTCAGTAGCCTATTTAAACGGTGAATTCCTCACCTTAGAACACGCCACAGTCCCGGTCCTTGATCGGGGCTTTTTGTTTGGTGATGGGGTCTATGAAGTGATACCAGTTTATGCCGGTAAAACATTCCGTTTTTCCAGTCATATCAGTCGGTTGCATAAGAGTTTGTCAGCTATTTTGATGAACTTCGAACTGCCAGAATCGGATTGGTTAGCGCTGTGCGAAGGGTTGATTGAGCGTAACGAGTTTGAGAATGCTTCGATATACCTGCAAGTGACTCGTGGCAGCTATATTGATCGCCATCATGACATCCCAACTCTTGGTGAGCCTACGGTTTTCGCCATGATTTCGCCGTTACCGCCTGTGCAAAAAGATTGGCAAGCTTCTGATATTAAAAGCTATTCAGTGATTACTGAGGACGATATTCGGTGGCAGCGTTGTGACATCAAAGCGATCACTTTGCTGGCAAACTGTATGCTCAAGCAAAAAGCGCTTGAATCTGGCGCTGATGACACCATATTAGTCCGCAACGGTGAGGCCAGTGAAGCCACCTCTAGCAACCTGTTTATCGTGCGCGACGGTGTTATTATTACGCCGCCATTAAGCGAACACCTACTGGCTGGGGTGACCCGAGAGTTTATCTTAACCTTGGCGCAGCGCCATGGCATACCGTTTGAAGAGCGGGCGATCCCGGAGCATGAATTAGAGTTGGCCGATGAGATTTGGCTGACCAGCTCAACCAAGGAAATCCGCCCAGTGATCAAAGTAAATGATGTTACAATAGGAGATGGCGTCGCAGGCCCTGTATGGCGTCAAATGTATCAATATTACCAAGAGTTGAAAGAGCAACTATACTTGGGTGAAATTAGTGGTGGAGCAGTTTAG
- the mltB gene encoding lytic murein transglycosylase B, with translation MKKILATMLLASGFGVFGTANAGEAPTEPKAFAQYMQDEHGFTADYITTMLAKAEKRQSILDAISRPAEGKDWHEYRPIFIEQSRIKQGVAFLEENKALLEKAEKEFQVPAEIITAIIGVETKYGRIQGSYPVLDAISTLAFHYPKRGKFFAGELAQYFVLAREQGWTLEEPKGSYAGAMGMGQFIPTSYRHYTVDFDGDGKINLFDNKADAIGSVANYFKVHGWRLGEPVAEFVDVDESMANQFKNDQLKPQFTVAALKQAGLDYTGQAKDQDIAGIYHYKQPNRYDYWLGFHNFYVITRYNRSPMYAMAVHQLSQEIKAEYDVKQQKAAAAKHAANNSES, from the coding sequence ATGAAAAAAATACTAGCGACAATGTTACTAGCTTCGGGTTTTGGAGTGTTTGGTACAGCAAATGCTGGCGAAGCACCGACTGAACCAAAAGCGTTTGCTCAGTATATGCAGGATGAACATGGTTTTACCGCAGACTATATTACGACGATGCTAGCGAAAGCAGAAAAGCGTCAAAGTATTTTGGATGCGATTAGTCGTCCCGCAGAGGGCAAAGATTGGCATGAGTATCGTCCCATCTTTATTGAGCAGAGCCGCATTAAACAAGGCGTGGCGTTTTTAGAAGAAAACAAAGCGCTACTTGAAAAAGCGGAAAAGGAATTTCAAGTGCCTGCGGAAATCATCACCGCAATTATCGGTGTTGAAACCAAGTATGGTCGAATCCAAGGCAGTTATCCGGTGCTGGATGCCATCAGCACGCTGGCTTTCCATTATCCTAAACGTGGTAAGTTCTTCGCCGGAGAGCTGGCGCAATATTTTGTCCTCGCTCGTGAGCAAGGCTGGACGTTAGAAGAGCCAAAAGGCTCTTATGCTGGCGCCATGGGCATGGGCCAGTTTATCCCGACTTCTTACCGTCATTACACGGTGGATTTTGATGGCGATGGCAAGATTAATTTATTCGATAATAAAGCCGATGCGATAGGCAGTGTCGCCAACTACTTTAAGGTTCATGGCTGGCGTTTAGGTGAGCCAGTGGCTGAATTTGTTGATGTCGATGAGTCGATGGCGAACCAGTTTAAAAACGATCAACTCAAGCCTCAATTTACCGTCGCAGCCCTAAAGCAGGCAGGGCTGGATTACACTGGACAGGCAAAGGATCAAGATATCGCCGGCATTTATCATTATAAACAGCCAAACCGTTATGATTATTGGCTGGGATTTCACAACTTTTACGTGATTACCCGTTATAATCGTAGCCCGATGTATGCGATGGCGGTTCATCAACTGAGCCAAGAGATAAAAGCTGAGTATGATGTCAAACAACAAAAAGCCGCTGCCGCCAAGCATGCGGCCAATAACAGCGAATCTTAA
- a CDS encoding D-alanyl-D-alanine carboxypeptidase family protein: MMKHKFLSVMIIGVVLFLATASVQAIQPAKPSVDASSWLLMDYETGQIILEQNADEQLPPASLTKMMTSYIIADQLHRGNIKSDDKVLISENAWAQNPKLKGSSLMFVEVNKYVTVEDLHRGIVIQSGNDASIAMAEHIAGSEEAFADLMNQYAKRLGMNSTFFMNSTGLPHEQHQTTARDLAKLARALIKDFPEDYSMYAEREFTYNGITQQNRNELLGDTTLGVDGIKTGHTEAAGYCLVSSAEKQGMRLISVVMGTDSMGARAGESRKLLNYGFRFYTNVEAFAAGKALKQAQVWKGEEEQVGVGLAQSAVLTVLKSEKDQLKANYKLNGKLIAPIKKGQVVGEVYFHMGDTVVKRMPMVALDAVEEAGFFGRMWDSMALWFED; the protein is encoded by the coding sequence ATGATGAAGCATAAATTTTTAAGTGTCATGATTATTGGTGTTGTGCTGTTCTTAGCCACGGCTTCTGTGCAGGCTATCCAGCCAGCAAAACCGAGTGTTGATGCAAGCTCATGGTTGTTAATGGATTATGAAACCGGTCAGATTATTTTGGAGCAAAATGCGGATGAGCAGTTGCCGCCAGCGAGCTTAACCAAAATGATGACCAGCTATATCATCGCCGATCAGTTACACCGAGGTAATATCAAAAGCGACGATAAAGTGCTTATCAGTGAGAATGCTTGGGCACAAAATCCGAAGCTAAAAGGCAGCTCGTTGATGTTTGTCGAAGTAAACAAATACGTTACGGTCGAAGACTTGCATCGTGGCATTGTGATTCAGTCGGGTAACGATGCCAGTATCGCCATGGCGGAGCATATTGCGGGCAGCGAAGAAGCTTTTGCGGATCTGATGAATCAGTACGCCAAGCGTTTAGGCATGAACAGCACCTTCTTCATGAATAGTACTGGTTTGCCTCATGAGCAGCATCAAACCACGGCTCGTGATCTAGCGAAGCTGGCTCGTGCGTTGATTAAAGATTTCCCGGAAGATTACAGCATGTATGCCGAGCGCGAATTCACCTATAACGGCATTACTCAACAAAACCGTAATGAATTGTTGGGTGATACCACATTAGGCGTTGATGGCATTAAAACAGGGCATACTGAAGCTGCGGGTTATTGTTTGGTGTCATCGGCTGAGAAACAAGGCATGCGCTTAATCTCTGTGGTCATGGGGACAGACAGCATGGGTGCGCGTGCTGGCGAAAGTCGCAAGCTACTGAATTATGGCTTCCGTTTTTACACCAATGTTGAAGCTTTTGCTGCTGGAAAAGCACTAAAGCAGGCGCAAGTGTGGAAAGGCGAAGAAGAGCAGGTTGGGGTTGGTCTAGCGCAAAGCGCCGTGCTAACGGTACTTAAAAGCGAAAAAGATCAGTTGAAAGCCAACTACAAGTTAAATGGCAAACTGATCGCACCGATAAAAAAAGGCCAAGTGGTCGGTGAGGTGTACTTTCACATGGGTGATACGGTTGTGAAACGTATGCCAATGGTGGCATTAGACGCTGTTGAAGAAGCAGGATTCTTTGGTCGTATGTGGGATTCGATGGCGCTTTGGTTTGAAGATTAG
- a CDS encoding septal ring lytic transglycosylase RlpA family protein, whose amino-acid sequence MVLKQTTQFVSALILIGFLSACTTTSGVRSDDEAPEYGSAADRKIPDYAPDGTASSFQNGPVSEPTPRVEEKSPFGNPPYYEVDGVVYHVLASGHGYREEGTASWYGQKFHGRRTSSGEVYDMYQFTAAHKTLPLPSYARVTNIDTGDSVVVKINDRGPFLKNRLIDLSYAAAKKLGYENRGTARVEVTVLASPGGRQTAANTGGELEIPPMEQQHDNAELYVQVGAFSDEMRADTLAARLREFFRQPISLTPIDVNGQRLHRVRIGPLEDARAAEAILSQLKQYSFGSPRVVTD is encoded by the coding sequence ATGGTTTTAAAACAAACAACACAATTCGTTAGCGCATTGATTTTGATAGGGTTTTTAAGTGCCTGTACCACCACAAGTGGTGTGCGCAGTGATGACGAGGCGCCCGAGTATGGTAGCGCCGCCGATCGAAAGATCCCCGACTATGCACCAGATGGTACCGCTAGTTCATTCCAAAATGGGCCGGTATCTGAGCCAACACCGCGGGTGGAAGAAAAAAGTCCTTTTGGGAATCCTCCGTATTATGAGGTTGACGGTGTGGTTTATCACGTTTTGGCCAGCGGTCATGGGTATCGAGAAGAAGGGACTGCCAGTTGGTACGGACAAAAGTTTCATGGCCGACGCACGTCTTCTGGTGAGGTTTATGACATGTACCAGTTCACGGCTGCGCATAAGACGTTGCCATTACCCAGTTACGCCAGGGTGACGAATATTGATACCGGGGATTCTGTTGTCGTTAAAATTAATGATCGCGGTCCTTTTCTTAAGAATCGCCTGATTGATCTCTCTTATGCTGCGGCAAAAAAATTGGGCTATGAAAACCGTGGCACTGCGCGAGTGGAAGTGACCGTTCTAGCATCTCCAGGTGGTCGACAGACAGCTGCAAACACCGGTGGTGAGCTGGAAATTCCACCGATGGAGCAACAGCACGATAACGCGGAGTTGTATGTTCAAGTGGGCGCATTTTCTGACGAGATGCGTGCGGATACTTTAGCTGCAAGGCTTCGTGAGTTTTTTCGCCAGCCCATCAGCTTAACGCCAATTGATGTTAATGGGCAGCGTTTGCATCGAGTGAGAATTGGTCCCTTAGAGGATGCGCGCGCGGCAGAAGCGATCTTGTCGCAATTAAAGCAATACAGCTTTGGTTCACCACGCGTGGTGACCGATTAG
- a CDS encoding M48 family metallopeptidase, with protein MRKILFTLASIALVTACATSPTGRNQVTLFPESQMSQMGSAAFTSMQQSEKVSSDRNQNRYVTCVVNALVPELNTVAPDMNSTRWETKVFIDDSANAFALPGGKIGVHTGMFNVAGNASQLAAVLGHEMGHVWARHGNERVSHQYIGTAGLQLAAILSGEPTAEKQQLLGLLGVGTQVGALKFSRTHESEADEIGLTLMARAGFDPRESVALWKNMAKQGGGGTPEFLSTHPATDTRIRDLQAQMDQALKLYQQAKAQGKRPNCHL; from the coding sequence ATGAGAAAAATATTGTTTACCTTAGCATCTATCGCCTTAGTCACCGCGTGCGCAACGTCGCCAACAGGGCGTAATCAGGTGACGCTGTTCCCAGAATCACAAATGTCGCAAATGGGCTCTGCAGCCTTTACTTCTATGCAGCAAAGCGAAAAGGTCTCTAGCGACAGGAACCAAAATCGTTATGTGACTTGCGTGGTCAATGCCCTTGTTCCTGAACTCAATACAGTGGCTCCTGATATGAACTCGACACGTTGGGAAACCAAGGTTTTCATCGACGATAGCGCCAATGCTTTTGCGTTACCGGGTGGCAAAATTGGTGTTCATACCGGTATGTTCAACGTTGCCGGTAATGCTAGCCAACTGGCGGCGGTGCTTGGGCACGAAATGGGCCATGTTTGGGCAAGACACGGTAATGAGCGGGTATCACACCAATACATTGGCACAGCTGGACTTCAACTCGCGGCCATATTGTCGGGTGAACCAACCGCTGAAAAACAGCAACTTCTCGGCCTGCTGGGTGTCGGCACGCAAGTCGGAGCCTTAAAGTTTAGCCGCACTCATGAGAGCGAAGCTGATGAAATTGGCTTAACATTAATGGCCAGAGCTGGGTTCGATCCCAGAGAAAGCGTTGCACTGTGGAAGAATATGGCCAAACAAGGTGGCGGCGGTACTCCCGAGTTTTTATCGACGCACCCAGCCACGGATACCCGTATTCGAGATTTACAAGCGCAGATGGACCAAGCTTTGAAACTTTACCAGCAAGCCAAAGCTCAAGGTAAGCGACCAAACTGCCACCTGTAG
- a CDS encoding YbeD family protein produces the protein MTQYDRDKVWEFPCEICFKVMAVHREGIDMEVAEVVNRHAPNDYSPSSKLSRDGNYVSLSFMVTVENREQVDAMYKDVFTVDGVKMTL, from the coding sequence ATGACACAATATGATCGTGATAAAGTTTGGGAATTTCCTTGCGAAATATGCTTCAAAGTCATGGCTGTTCACCGTGAAGGCATTGATATGGAAGTGGCGGAAGTGGTTAATCGCCATGCGCCTAACGATTATTCGCCTTCTTCAAAATTAAGTCGCGACGGTAATTATGTGTCCTTGTCATTCATGGTAACGGTAGAGAACCGCGAGCAAGTAGATGCCATGTATAAAGACGTATTCACCGTTGATGGCGTTAAAATGACCCTGTAA
- the lipB gene encoding lipoyl(octanoyl) transferase LipB encodes MSNDNTIIIRELGHESYVPVWKRMQRFTDERDDDTTDEIWLVEHDPVFTQGQAGKPEHLLFPGDIPVVQVDRGGQVTYHGPGQLVAYFMIDLRRKSMGPRDLVSAIEDAVVDTMAMYGIEAYPRPDAPGVYTEEAKICSLGLRIRKGKSFHGLALNVNMDLEPFARINPCGYQGMAMTHIAERAGPETLERVQPDLVDHLCSKLGYNSRLEMKGLPE; translated from the coding sequence ATGAGCAACGACAATACCATTATAATCCGCGAACTGGGGCATGAAAGTTATGTCCCCGTATGGAAGCGGATGCAGCGCTTTACCGATGAACGTGACGACGATACGACGGACGAAATTTGGTTAGTGGAGCATGATCCTGTATTTACCCAGGGTCAGGCTGGTAAACCCGAACATTTATTGTTTCCCGGCGATATTCCTGTGGTACAGGTGGATCGTGGCGGCCAAGTCACTTATCATGGCCCCGGCCAGCTGGTTGCTTACTTTATGATCGATTTGCGTCGAAAAAGTATGGGGCCCCGAGATCTGGTCTCAGCAATTGAAGATGCTGTTGTGGATACGATGGCGATGTATGGCATTGAAGCTTATCCGCGCCCAGACGCGCCAGGCGTATACACCGAGGAAGCGAAAATCTGTTCACTCGGATTACGAATCAGAAAGGGCAAGTCGTTTCATGGCTTGGCCTTGAATGTTAATATGGATCTTGAGCCATTTGCTCGGATCAACCCTTGTGGTTATCAAGGGATGGCGATGACGCACATCGCCGAGCGAGCTGGTCCCGAAACTCTGGAGCGAGTTCAGCCAGATTTAGTGGATCATTTATGCAGCAAATTAGGCTATAATAGCCGTCTTGAAATGAAGGGCCTACCTGAGTAA
- a CDS encoding glutathione S-transferase family protein, with protein sequence MTSLEQPILISFKLCPFVQRAVITLLHKKIDFTIEYINLQKKPDWFLEISPLGKVPLLRVKDRVLFESAVINEYLDETHGEPMLPKDPLEKAEHRAWIEFSSSLFNAQHQLTQARREETYLKIEEDLTKKLAPLERKIGNEGFFEGKSFSLVDSAFAPFLMRSQIVADNIGIDPVSDYKKIVKWRENLLSLPEVKKSVVKDFEDLYMEGIFERGGYLADQ encoded by the coding sequence ATGACTTCTTTAGAACAACCAATATTAATAAGCTTTAAGCTATGCCCTTTTGTACAAAGAGCTGTCATTACCTTATTGCACAAGAAGATTGATTTCACCATCGAGTATATAAACCTGCAAAAAAAACCAGACTGGTTTTTAGAAATTTCTCCCCTTGGCAAAGTGCCATTGCTGCGTGTCAAAGACCGCGTACTGTTTGAGTCGGCGGTGATCAATGAGTATCTTGATGAAACTCATGGTGAGCCAATGTTACCCAAAGATCCATTGGAGAAAGCAGAGCATCGTGCTTGGATTGAATTTAGCAGTAGCTTATTTAACGCCCAGCACCAATTGACTCAAGCTCGACGTGAAGAAACTTATCTTAAGATTGAAGAAGACCTGACAAAGAAATTAGCACCTTTAGAACGTAAGATTGGTAATGAAGGGTTCTTCGAAGGAAAGTCTTTTAGTCTTGTTGACAGTGCTTTTGCACCCTTTCTGATGCGCTCACAGATCGTTGCTGACAATATTGGCATCGACCCAGTGAGTGACTACAAGAAGATTGTGAAGTGGCGTGAAAATTTACTATCACTTCCCGAAGTGAAAAAGTCGGTAGTGAAAGATTTTGAAGATTTGTATATGGAAGGTATTTTCGAGCGCGGTGGCTATTTAGCCGATCAGTAA
- the rodA gene encoding rod shape-determining protein RodA gives MALRTSAANTHKARRSLLWRLHIDVPLLVGLLALMVFSLLVVYSAGGESLALVKRQLIRFGAGLTVMLLLAQVAPRTLKEWAPLFFVVGIGFLLAVLFFGESSKGAQRWIDIGVRFQPSEIMKLAVPIMVAAYLADKALPPTFKHLLVSLVLVIMPTVLIMIQPDLGTSLLIAASGFFVIFFAGLRWRYILGALGVGLILAPIMWYFTMEEYQKGRVLTFLNPESDPLGSGYHIIQSQIAIGSGGIYGKGWLNGTQSQLEFLPERHTDFIFAVLGEEFGLIGIIILLALYFFVIWRGLYISLQGQDSFSRLLGAALTLTFFVYLFVNIGMVSGLLPVVGLPLPLISYGGTSIVTLMASFGILMSIQTHRRLHSA, from the coding sequence ATGGCGCTGCGAACTAGTGCGGCCAATACTCATAAAGCGCGCCGAAGTTTACTGTGGCGGTTGCATATCGACGTGCCGCTTTTAGTCGGTTTATTGGCATTGATGGTGTTTAGTTTGTTGGTGGTTTACAGCGCAGGTGGTGAAAGTTTGGCCTTGGTTAAACGCCAGCTCATTCGATTTGGTGCTGGCTTAACCGTCATGCTGTTATTGGCCCAAGTGGCACCGAGAACATTGAAAGAGTGGGCGCCCTTGTTTTTTGTTGTCGGGATTGGGTTCTTGTTGGCCGTGCTGTTTTTTGGTGAATCGAGCAAAGGGGCGCAACGTTGGATTGACATTGGAGTAAGATTCCAGCCCTCAGAAATTATGAAGTTAGCGGTGCCGATTATGGTGGCGGCTTACCTTGCTGATAAAGCTTTACCACCAACTTTTAAGCACTTATTAGTGAGTTTGGTGTTGGTGATTATGCCGACAGTGTTGATTATGATTCAGCCTGATCTTGGGACGTCACTGTTGATCGCAGCCTCGGGTTTCTTTGTCATCTTCTTTGCTGGATTACGTTGGCGCTACATTTTAGGAGCGCTGGGTGTTGGTCTGATATTGGCGCCGATTATGTGGTACTTCACGATGGAAGAGTATCAAAAAGGGCGAGTACTGACCTTTTTGAATCCAGAAAGCGATCCATTGGGCTCGGGCTATCATATTATTCAATCGCAGATTGCGATTGGTTCCGGTGGTATTTATGGAAAGGGTTGGCTTAATGGCACACAGTCGCAGCTGGAGTTTTTGCCAGAACGTCACACCGACTTCATCTTTGCGGTACTCGGCGAAGAGTTCGGTTTAATTGGAATTATTATTTTGTTGGCGCTGTACTTTTTTGTGATATGGCGTGGACTTTATATCAGCTTACAGGGTCAAGATAGTTTCAGCCGGTTACTGGGTGCGGCCTTAACCTTAACCTTTTTTGTTTACTTGTTCGTAAATATTGGCATGGTCAGTGGTTTGCTGCCAGTGGTCGGGTTACCATTACCGTTAATTAGTTACGGTGGGACCTCGATTGTGACTTTGATGGCGAGTTTTGGAATATTAATGTCGATCCAGACTCATCGAAGACTGCATTCGGCATAA